The Salvia miltiorrhiza cultivar Shanhuang (shh) chromosome 1, IMPLAD_Smil_shh, whole genome shotgun sequence genome has a window encoding:
- the LOC131005783 gene encoding uncharacterized protein LOC131005783 isoform X1 produces the protein MASRRGTGEEEIGVKGGGEYEESRAQRIKENMARMKSLGIAALSNQLLKSRRKNKRRVPSDDPPRRSSRLNPTEEHKLGENPEIYTEKHKLGENPEIDENPEIYTEEHEKLLGDAVAEWTRQVKYDPSQGKPCHQCKKRPIGLVTTCSKCYTASGQLCGVCLYRRYGENLAEVSLKRDWVCPVCRGICNCSHCRRYKGWNPVEIDFKKAQKLGFKSVAHYLIHTRRGGAIDDAKTPSGDENDGPSDDSGDEHDEDYEKRYGWNSSPPIC, from the exons ATGGCGAGTAGGAGAGGCACAGGCGAAGAAGAAATCGGAGTTAAGGGAGGAGGAGAGTATGAAGAATCCAGAGCACAAAGAATCAAGGAAAACATGGCGAGAATGAAGAGCCTGGGTATCGCTGCCCTTTCCAACCAGCTCCTCAAGAGTCGCCGCAAAAACAAGCGCCGCGTACCTTCGGATGATCCTCCCCGCCGCTCTTCTAG GTTGAATCCTACAGAGGAGCACAAATTGGGTGAGAATCCTGAGATTTACACAGAGAAGCACAAATTGGGTGAGAATCCTGAGATAGATGAGAATCCTGAGATTTACACAGAGGAGCACGAGAAGCTGTTGGGCGACGCCGTGGCTGAGTGGACTCGCCAAGTTAAATACGATCCCTCTCAGGGAAAGCCTTGCCACCAATGCAA AAAAAGGCCTATTGGACTGGTTACCACGTGCAGCAAGTGCTACACCGCCTCGGGCCAGCTTTGTGGAGTTTGCTTATACAGGAG GTACGGGGAGAATTTGGCAGAGGTTAGTTTGAAGCGAGACTGGGTTTGCCCAGTATGTCGTGGAATATGCAATTGCTCTCACTGTAGAAGATACAAAGGGTGGAACCCTGTTGAAATAGACTTCAAGAAG GCACAGAAGCTTGGATTCAAATCTGTTGCGCATTACCTCATTCACACACGTCGCGGGGGAGCAATTGACGATGCTAAAACTCCATCCGGTGATGAAAACGACGGACCATCTGATGATAGTGGAGATGAGCATGATGAAGACTATGAGAAG AGATATGGTTGGAACAGCAGTCCGCCAATCTGTTGA
- the LOC131005783 gene encoding uncharacterized protein LOC131005783 isoform X2 — translation MASRRGTGEEEIGVKGGGEYEESRAQRIKENMARMKSLGIAALSNQLLKSRRKNKRRVPSDDPPRRSSRLNPTEEHKLGENPEIYTEKHKLGENPEIDENPEIYTEEHEKLLGDAVAEWTRQVKYDPSQGKPCHQCKPIGLVTTCSKCYTASGQLCGVCLYRRYGENLAEVSLKRDWVCPVCRGICNCSHCRRYKGWNPVEIDFKKAQKLGFKSVAHYLIHTRRGGAIDDAKTPSGDENDGPSDDSGDEHDEDYEKRYGWNSSPPIC, via the exons ATGGCGAGTAGGAGAGGCACAGGCGAAGAAGAAATCGGAGTTAAGGGAGGAGGAGAGTATGAAGAATCCAGAGCACAAAGAATCAAGGAAAACATGGCGAGAATGAAGAGCCTGGGTATCGCTGCCCTTTCCAACCAGCTCCTCAAGAGTCGCCGCAAAAACAAGCGCCGCGTACCTTCGGATGATCCTCCCCGCCGCTCTTCTAG GTTGAATCCTACAGAGGAGCACAAATTGGGTGAGAATCCTGAGATTTACACAGAGAAGCACAAATTGGGTGAGAATCCTGAGATAGATGAGAATCCTGAGATTTACACAGAGGAGCACGAGAAGCTGTTGGGCGACGCCGTGGCTGAGTGGACTCGCCAAGTTAAATACGATCCCTCTCAGGGAAAGCCTTGCCACCAATGCAA GCCTATTGGACTGGTTACCACGTGCAGCAAGTGCTACACCGCCTCGGGCCAGCTTTGTGGAGTTTGCTTATACAGGAG GTACGGGGAGAATTTGGCAGAGGTTAGTTTGAAGCGAGACTGGGTTTGCCCAGTATGTCGTGGAATATGCAATTGCTCTCACTGTAGAAGATACAAAGGGTGGAACCCTGTTGAAATAGACTTCAAGAAG GCACAGAAGCTTGGATTCAAATCTGTTGCGCATTACCTCATTCACACACGTCGCGGGGGAGCAATTGACGATGCTAAAACTCCATCCGGTGATGAAAACGACGGACCATCTGATGATAGTGGAGATGAGCATGATGAAGACTATGAGAAG AGATATGGTTGGAACAGCAGTCCGCCAATCTGTTGA
- the LOC131005785 gene encoding thioredoxin F, chloroplastic-like — MALQVCISAPRTSIPHNSVSPPILAAAKQCRRAVCADYPQLSAKRERRLRTKVSSDSAAAAAGQVTEVNKDTFWPIVKAAGAKIVVLDMYTQWCGPCKVMAPKFQELSEKHEDIVFLKLDCNQENKPLAKELGIKVVPTFKILKDEKVIKEVTGAKFDDLVHAIEAARST, encoded by the exons ATGGCTCTACAAGTGTGCATTTCAGCTCCAAGGACCTCGATACCGCACAATTCTGTGTCACCGCCGATTCTCGCCGCCGCGAAGCAGTGTCGCCGCGCTGTATGTGCGGATTACCCGCAGCTGAGTGCGAAGAGGGAAAGACGGCTGAGGACGAAGGTCAGCTCGGactcagcagcggcggcggcgggccaAGTGACGGAGGTGAATAAGGATACATTTTGGCCGATTGTGAAAGCCGCCGGCGCTAAGATTGTCGTCCTCGATATGTACACTCAGTG GTGCGGCCCGTGCAAGGTGATGGCTCCAAAGTTTCAAGAATTGTCTGAAAAGCATGAGGACATTGTGTTCCTTAAACTAGACTGCAACCAAGAAAACAAG CCATTGGCAAAGGAGCTTGGGATTAAGGTTGTTCCCACATTCAAAATATTGAAGGATGAAAAGGTGATTAAAGAAGTTACAGGAGCTAAATTTGATGATTTAGTTCATGCAATTGAGGCAGCTAGATCTACCTAA
- the LOC131005781 gene encoding probable membrane-associated 30 kDa protein, chloroplastic isoform X2, which yields MAVRAPIAGISMASSTVSPPAPSCNRGVIVPFRPSFFGRGVGTPIYTAVRLSYSSRSRCNSLGGGGLGTQMNLFDRFARVVKSYANAVISSFEDPEKILEQTVIEMNDDLIKLRQATAQVLASQKQMENKYKAAQQASQDWYARAQLALSKGDEDLAREALKRRKSYADNANSLKAQLDQQKGVVENLVSNTRLLESKIQEAKSKKETLKARAQSAKTATKVSEMLGNVNTSSALSAFEKMEEKVMAMESQAEALNQLTSDELEGKFALLETSSVDDDLASLKKELSGSTKKGELPAGRPVAAALKFQDPDIEKELNELRQKTKEY from the exons ATGGCCGTAAGAGCGCCGATAGCAGGGATAAGCATGGCTTCCTCTACGGTTAGCCCCCCTGCTCCGTCGTGCAATAGAGGGGTCATTGTGCCGTTCAGGCCATCTTTTTTCGGTCGTGGag TGGGTACTCCGATATATACAGCTGTACGACTGTCTTACTCCAGTAGATCCCGATGTAACAGCCTTGGTGGGGGTGGACTTGGTACTCAGATGAATCTTTTTGATCGGTTTGCTAGAGTTGTTAAG TCATATGCAAATGCTGTAATAAGCTCCTTTGAGGATCCTGAGAAAATACTGGAACAAACCGTTATAGAGATGAACGACGATTTGATCAAGTTGCGTCAAGCTACAGCACAA GTTTTGGCTTCTCAGAAACAGATGGAAAACAAATATAAAGCTGCACAACAAGCTTCTCAAGATTG GTACGCTAGAGCGCAACTTGCTCTGAGTAAGGGTGATGAGGACCTTGCTCGTGAAGCTCTTAAGCGTAGAAAATCTTATGCT GATAATGCAAATTCTTTGAAGGCTCAGCTTGATCAGCAGAAAGGCGTAGTTGAGAACCTTGTCTCCAATACAAGG CTGCTGGAAAGCAAGATACAAGAGGCTAAGTCTAAAAAAGAAACTCTCAAAGCTCGAGCTCAATCAGCCAA AACTGCAACAAAAGTGAGTGAGATGTTGGGGAATGTAAACACGAGCAGTGCTCTTTCAGCGTTTGAGAAGATGGAAGAAAAAG TTATGGCGATGGAATCTCAGGCAGAAGCTCTTAATCAACTAACCAGCGACGAGCTTGAAGGAAAG TTTGCTTTACTAGAAACTTCATCAGTCGATGATGACCTCGCGAGCTTGAAGAAAGAACTCTCCGGAAGCACCAAG AAGGGAGAGCTTCCAGCGGGGAGACCCGTTGCAGCAGCGTTGAAGTTTCAAGACCCCGATATCGAGAAGGAGCTGAATGAACTGAGGCAAAAGACCAAGGAATATTAG
- the LOC131005781 gene encoding probable membrane-associated 30 kDa protein, chloroplastic isoform X1, with the protein MAVRAPIAGISMASSTVSPPAPSCNRGVIVPFRPSFFGRGVGTPIYTAVRLSYSSRSRCNSLGGGGLGTQMNLFDRFARVVKSYANAVISSFEDPEKILEQTVIEMNDDLIKLRQATAQVLASQKQMENKYKAAQQASQDWYARAQLALSKGDEDLAREALKRRKSYADNANSLKAQLDQQKGVVENLVSNTRLLESKIQEAKSKKETLKARAQSAKTATKVSEMLGNVNTSSALSAFEKMEEKVMAMESQAEALNQLTSDELEGKFALLETSSVDDDLASLKKELSGSTKVTNCILRNTYNQRVGITFIEFTHFCRTEGRASSGETRCSSVEVSRPRYREGAE; encoded by the exons ATGGCCGTAAGAGCGCCGATAGCAGGGATAAGCATGGCTTCCTCTACGGTTAGCCCCCCTGCTCCGTCGTGCAATAGAGGGGTCATTGTGCCGTTCAGGCCATCTTTTTTCGGTCGTGGag TGGGTACTCCGATATATACAGCTGTACGACTGTCTTACTCCAGTAGATCCCGATGTAACAGCCTTGGTGGGGGTGGACTTGGTACTCAGATGAATCTTTTTGATCGGTTTGCTAGAGTTGTTAAG TCATATGCAAATGCTGTAATAAGCTCCTTTGAGGATCCTGAGAAAATACTGGAACAAACCGTTATAGAGATGAACGACGATTTGATCAAGTTGCGTCAAGCTACAGCACAA GTTTTGGCTTCTCAGAAACAGATGGAAAACAAATATAAAGCTGCACAACAAGCTTCTCAAGATTG GTACGCTAGAGCGCAACTTGCTCTGAGTAAGGGTGATGAGGACCTTGCTCGTGAAGCTCTTAAGCGTAGAAAATCTTATGCT GATAATGCAAATTCTTTGAAGGCTCAGCTTGATCAGCAGAAAGGCGTAGTTGAGAACCTTGTCTCCAATACAAGG CTGCTGGAAAGCAAGATACAAGAGGCTAAGTCTAAAAAAGAAACTCTCAAAGCTCGAGCTCAATCAGCCAA AACTGCAACAAAAGTGAGTGAGATGTTGGGGAATGTAAACACGAGCAGTGCTCTTTCAGCGTTTGAGAAGATGGAAGAAAAAG TTATGGCGATGGAATCTCAGGCAGAAGCTCTTAATCAACTAACCAGCGACGAGCTTGAAGGAAAG TTTGCTTTACTAGAAACTTCATCAGTCGATGATGACCTCGCGAGCTTGAAGAAAGAACTCTCCGGAAGCACCAAGGTAACTAACTGTATCCTCAGAAACACTTACAATCAACGTGTCGGTATCACATTTATCGAGTTCACCCATTTCTGTCGAACAGAAGGGAGAGCTTCCAGCGGGGAGACCCGTTGCAGCAGCGTTGAAGTTTCAAGACCCCGATATCGAGAAGGAGCTGAATGA